Below is a window of Cryptosporangium phraense DNA.
GCGGATCGGCGGCCGCCGCGAAGAGGCCGAGGGCACGCTGGGCACCGCGATCGGCGCCCCGGTCTCGATCTCCGCGACGACGACCGACGGCCTCGGCTTCACCGGCCAGGGCGAAGGCCTGGCCGCCATCGCGACCGCGCTCATCCTCGCCGGCTGACACACGAAACCTCGCCGGGTGACGCACGAAACCTCAGCCCTTCGGGTGGATTGTCGGTGAGGTGCGCGGCAGCATCGCGCGCGCGTGCGGCTACCCCGATACCCTGCGGAATGTGAACCGGTCGGAGGATGACCCGCTGCTGGCTAGTTTGCTCGCCGCAGTGTCGGCCGCGTCGAACGACGTTCCGCTGCGCCTGCACGTCGCCGGTCTCCTGCTCGACCGCGGCCGCGCCGCCGAGGCCCTCGAGCACTGCTCGACCGTGCTCCGCACCGACCCGGCCAACGAGGAGGCGATCGCGCTGCTGCGCCGCGCGTCGGCCGAGCTGGGCGCGGCCCGCCCGGGCAGCCGGGTGGCGGCCGACCGCCCCAGCGCCGACCCCGCGATGGTCGGCCGCTCCGGTTTCGATTGGGACGCCGCCGAGGCCCAGGTCCAGGACTTACCGCAGGCCGACCAGGTGCCCGACGGGCTGCCCGATCCGGTCGGCCCCGGTGACGTCGACGGCGTCGTCGTCACGGACCTGACGCTGGCCGACGTGGCCGGCGCGATCGACGCCAAGCAGCGGATCGAGCGCTCGATCGCCCCGGTGCGCAACCCGGCGTTCGCCCGCGCGTTCGGCATGCGGACGACCGGCGGCGTCCTGCTCTACGGGCCGCCCGGCTGCGGCAAGGCGTTCCTGGCCCGGGCGATCGCCGGAGAACTCCGCGCCAGCTACTACCGGGTCGGGCGGGAAGACGTCCTCGACCGGCCGACGACCACCGTCGCGGCGATGGCCTCCAGCTCGGCGGCCGAGCGGCGGCTCCGGGCCGTGTTCGCCACCGCGAGGCGGTCGGCCCCGTGCGTCCTGTTCCTCGACGACGTGGACGCGATCGGCCCGAAGCGGTCGCGGCTCCAGAACCCGAGCATGCTGCGGACGGTCGTCAACCAGCTGCTGTTCGAGTTCGACTCGCTGGCCCGCGGCGACAGCGGCGTGTTCGTCGTCGCGTCGACCACCCGCCCCTGGGACCTCGACCCGGCCCTGCGCCGGGCCGGTCGGCTCGACCGGATGGTGCTGGTCGGTCCGCCCGACGCCGCGGCCCGGAGCGTGATCCTGCGCTACCAGCTGCAGAATCGCCTGGTGGCCGACTTCGACCTGGGCGTCCTCGCCGAGGCGACCGAGGGGTACTCGGCCGCCGACCTGCAGCGGGTCGTGGAGTCAGCGGCCGACTCGGCACTCTCGGACTCGCTGCGACTCGGCCAGGCCCGCCCGATCGAGGAGAAAGACCTGGCCGCCGCGGCCCGGCGGGTGCGCCCGAGCGTCGGCGTCTGGCTCGACCTGGCCCGAGCCGCCGCCGGCCCCTCCGACGGCAGCTACGAAGACCTGCACGCCTACCTCAGGATCCATCGCCGGAAGCAATGACCGCCCGGTACCAGTCGTAGGACGCCTTCGGGGTCCGGCGCAGCGTGTCGTAGTCGACGCGAACCAGCCCGAATCGCTTGTCGTAGCCCTCCGACCACTCGAAGTTGTCGAGCAGCGACCAGCAGAAGTACCCCCGGACGTCGACCCCGGCGGCCATCGCCGCGTGAACGGCCCGGAGGTGGGCGTCCAGGTACGCGATCCGGTCGTCGTCCTGCACCCGGCCGTCGGGATCGGGACGGTCGTCGTACGCGGCGCCGTTCTCGGTGACGTAGATCGGCGGCAGTGCGCAGCCGTACTGGGTCACCAGGCCGGTCAGCAGCTCGGTGAACGCCTCCGGCACCACCGGCCAGCCCATCGCGGTCGTCGGAGCGCCCGGATACTCGACGATCTCGGTGCCGAGCTGCTCCGGACCGCCCGCGCGCACCCGGTGCGGGTTGTAGAAGTTCACACCGAGGAAGTCCAGCGGAGCGGAGATCAGCGAGAGGTCGCCGTCGCGGATCACGGAGAGATCCGCGCCCCGGTAGACCGCGGCCAGCTCGTCCGGGTACCGGCCGGTCAGCAGCGGATCGTTGTAAGTGCGGTTGTGTAGCAGATCCAGTACCCCGGCGGCCAACTCGTCCTCCGGGGACGACGACGCCGGATGCACCGGCGCGAGCGCGTTCGTGACCCCGACCCGGCCGGCCACGCCCCGCAGCGCCTGCACCGCCAGCCCGTGCCCCAGCAACTGGTGGTGCGCCACCGGGAACGCCCCCGCCAGCAGCCGGTGGCCGGGCGCGTGCGTGCCGAGCGCGTACCCGAACGCGGTGACGACGAACGGCTCGTTGAGCGTGATCCAGTACCCGACCCGGTCGCCCAGCCGGTCCGCGACCAGGGCGACGTACTCCGCGAACCGCTCCGGGATCTCCCGCTGCAGCCAGCCGCCCCGGTCTTCCAGCGCCTGGGGCAGGTCCCAGTGGTAGAGCGTGGCCGCCGGAGTGATCCCGCGGGCGAGCAGGCCGTCGACGAGCCGGTCGTAGAAGTCCAGACCGCGCTGGTTCGCCGGCCCGGACCCCGTCGGCTGGATCCGCGGCCAGGCGATCGAGAACCGGTAGGCGTCGACGCCCAGCCCGGCCATCAGGTCGAGGTCCTCGTCCGAGCGGTGGTAGTGGTCGTCGGCGACGTCGCCGGTGTCGCCGTTGTCGGTCCTTCCCGGCGTGTGGCTGAACGTGTCCCAGATCGACGGGCCGCGTCCGTCCTCGGTGACCGCGCCTTCGATCTGGTATGAAGCGGTCGCCACTCCCCAGACGAAATCAGCTGGGAACTGCGGGAATCCCGTCATGGCGGCAGCCTAGTCAACTAATTGGGTGCGATCGTCACGCGAGTTAAAGCCGTTGTTTCGGCCGGATAAGGTAGTAATAGCCTGAATTGTCCACCGGTTAGCGCCAGGTGTGTCGATAGTCATACAGTTGAGGTGGAAGGAAGGACGTGATTTAGATGTCGCTAGCTGTGGCGGCCGAGGCGCTGTTCGTCAGTCCGCTGCAACCCTCCGAGCACCCCAGCCCGGAGCAGGTGGAAGCCGCGATCGACGACAGCCTGCGTAGCTACGGTGGCCCGTCGGGTTGTGCCTGCTGGCTCGCGGCGGAGTACGGGGAACATCCAGAAATTGCTGCTGACCGGATGCGGTGGGCGCTAGAGCTCACCACCAACTAAGAACGGGGCGACCCTCTTCAGGGCCGCCCCGCCGCATGCTCACCCAGCTTTGTACGCCTCGTCCATTCGCGTCAGGACCTGGTCCGGTGAAGCCTTACCCGCGAACATGTCCTGGATCGCGGCGAAGTGCACGTTCTGGACCTTGGGGTTCGGCCAGAGCTGGTCCATGAACGGCACCGTCTTGCCCGCCTTCTGGGCGTCGAGCAGCGGCTGCAGTGCCGGGTCGACCTTGAACTGGTCGTTCGGAATACCCGGCAGGTTGCCGGTCGCGGTTGCGTACGCGTTGATCGCTTCCGGGGTCCCCAGGAAGTCGATGAATTCCAGCGCCAGCTTCTTGCTCTTGGTCTTCGCGTTCACCGCGTAGGAACCGCCGGCCGCACCGGGCAGCTGGGTGTCGCTCGCGTTGTCGGTGGCCGGCACCGCGAACATTCCGAATTCGGTTCCGCTCGGCGCTTCGGCCTGCAGCTGGTTCAGGCCCGACGTCACGTAGATCATGCCGACCGACTTACCGCCGGCGACCTGCGAGATCGCGTTCTCGACCGAGGTGCCGAGCGGGTTGGCCGAGAAGCAGCCGCGTTTGTTCATCTCGAGGTACTTGTCGAGCGTGGGCTTCCAGGCCGAGGACGCGAACGTCGCCTTGCCGTCCTTCATCTGCTGGGCGAAGTCCGGCGTCTTGCCGTAGACCAGCGTCGAGGCCAGTGCGTAGTCGGCGAGCTGGGTGACCCAGTTCGTCTGGTTGCCCAGCGCGAACAGCACCTTGCCCTTGGACTTCGCGGTGTCGCAGAGCGTCAGCATCTCGCTGTAGGTCGTCGGCTCTTTGCCGCCGATGTCGGCCAGCGCCTTCTTGTTGTAGAGCGCGCCGATGCCGGCGAACGTCTCCGGCACCACGTAGGTCTTGCCGTCGACCACGGTGACCGGCTTGATCCCGCTCGGGATGTCCTTCACCCACGGCCGGTCGGACAGGTCCAGCAGGTAGCCGCTGGGCGCCAGCACCTCGATCGCGCCCGGGTTGCCGTTGCCCGGCCAGGCGAAGAACACGTCCGGAGCGGTACCGCTGGCCAGCTGCGTGCGCAGCGTCCCCTGGTACTGGTCGGTGTCGGCGTAGGAGGTCGTGAAGTTCACGTCCGGGTGGTTCTTCTTGAACGCGGCGATCAGGGCCTCGGCGCCGGCCTTGTCGCTGGCCACCGACGCGAGCTTGAGCGTGCCGCCGCTGCTGTCGCCGCCGTTGTCGTTGGCCGCGTTCGTGCCGCCCGCGCAGGCCGCCGTCAGCGCAGTGAGCGCCGCAACCACAGCGGCGGTCAGGAACCGCTTTCTGATGGACATCAGTGTCCCTTCTTGGGGGTGGGGGGTTGAGCGGTGAAGCGGTAGGTCCCGGACTCCAGCCGGAGCTGCGCTCCGACGGCCTCGCCGTCGGCGTCCCGGACCGACGAGGGATCCGAGGTGGGAACGGTCAGCTCCGCGGTCGAACCCGGCGGAATCTCGACGTCGACGACGACCTCGCCGTCGGCCAGGCGCCAGCCCGAGGCGACCCGCCCGCGGACCGTCTCCTGCGAGGCCCGCGCGAACCCGAGGCGGCCGCCGATCGTCGGCCGGAGGACGAGCGACCGGTAACCGACCGAGTCGGGCGCCTGGTCGATGCCCGCCACGCCGCCGTAGAGCCAGTCGCCGATCGATCCCAGGCTGTAGTGGTTGAACGAGTTCATCTGGGCGGCCTGGAAGCCCCGGTCGGCCGTCCAGCCGTCCCAGCGCTCCCAGATCGTGGTCGCCCCGTGGACGATCGAGTACCCCCACGACGGGTACGTGTCCTGGTGCAGCAGCGCGTAGGCCAGGTCGGCCCGCCCGTGCGCGGCCAGCGTCGGACAGAGCAGCGCCACACCCACGAACCCGGTGGTGAGGTGGTGGTCCCGCTTCTCGACGTCAGCGGCGAGCCGCTCGAACGCGGGCTCGACCAGGTGCGAAGGCAGAAGGTCGAACGCGAGCGCGAGCAGGTAACCCGTCTGGGTGTCACCCACGACCCGTCCGTCGTCTTCGACGAACGCGTCGATGAACGCGTCCTTGATGCGCGCGTGCAGGTCCTCGTACGGTTGCGCGTCCTTTTTTATTACGCGTGCCGCGCTGGCAATCAGCGCCGCGCTCTGTGCGAAGTACGCGGTAGCCAGGAGAGCTCGCGGCGTGTCCGCGTCCACCTGCAACCAGTCCCCGTAGTTGTTGCCGGTCCGGTTCCGCCAGATCAGGTCGGGGTTGTGGCGGTGCACGTGATCGACCCAGGCAGCCATCGAGTCGTACGAGCGCTCGAGCGTCCGCACGTCGCCGTAGACCCGGTACAGCAGCCACGGGATGATCACGCCGCCGTCGCCCCAGGCGGGTGCCCCCTCGGTGAGCATGGCCACCCGGGGCGCGATGTCGGGGAACACCCCTTCGGGCGTGGTCGCCGCCCGCACGTCCGCGAGCCAGCGGGCGAAGAACGCCTGCACGTCGGCGTTGCGCATCGCGGTCGGGGCGAAGATCTGGGCGTCGGCGAGCCAGCCCAGCCGCTCGTCCCGCTGCGGGCAGTCGGTCGGCACCGAGACCCAGTTGCCCCGCTGCCCCCACCGGATGTTGCGGTGGAGCTGGTCGACCATCTCGTCATCGCACTCGAACGTCCCGGTGAACGGCGTGTCGCTGTGCAGCACGCGTCCGACGACGTCCTGCGCGTGCAGCAGCCCGGGGTAGCCGACGACCTCCACGTACCGGAAGCCGTGGAACGTGAACGTCGGCTCGAAGACCTCGACCGGCTGTCCCGCCGCGAGGTAGACGTCGGTCGCCTCGGCCGTGCGGAGGTTCTCCAGGTAGAGCTCGCCGTCCTCGAGCACCTCGGCGTGGCGCAGCCGGATCCGCTGCCCGGTCTTCGCTCCGCGGACCGTGAGACGGACCCGGCCGACCAGGTTCTGGCCGAAGTCCACCAGGTGCCGGCCGTCGCCGAGCGCGGTGACCGACACCGGGTGCAGCTCCTCGGTGACCCGGACCGGTTCGTCGGGCTCGGCGACCAGGTTCGCCGGATTCGGATCGACCACCCGGACCGGTAGCCAATCGTTTGCGTCGTAGCCGGGCGCGTCCCAGCCGGGCTGCGCCCGGGACGCGTCCTCGTACTGGCCCATCAGCAGGTCGGCGTAGCGGATCGCCCCCGGCCGCTCGACCCACTCGCCGTCGGTGTCGATCGTGCGGGTCGAGCCGTCGGCGAACTCCAGCACGAGCTGGGCCAGGAACTGCGGGGCGGCACCGTAGTGCTGGGCCTGGTGCCGGCTGTCGAAGCCGACGAACCCCGACCACCAGCCGTCGGCGACGACCGCCCCGAGCACGTTCTCGCTCGCGGTGACCAGGTCGGTGACGTCGTAGGTCTGGTAGAGGATCCGGGTGCCGTACTCGGTCCAGCCCGGCGCGAGCTCGTGGTCGCCGATCTTTCGGCCGTTGAGGCGGGCCTCGTAGACGCCTCGGGCGGTGGCGTAGAGGCGGGCCCGTACCGGGGCGTCGTCCAGAGTGAAGGAGCGGCGCAGGTGCGGCGGGGCCGGCAGGTGTCGGGTGCGGTCGGTGAGGTCGTCGACGACCGGCGGATCGAACGGCGGGTGCACGTGCGGGTTCCGGTCGATCCAGACCGCGGTCCACTCGTCCGGGTGCAGCAGCGCGGTCTCGAACCAGGAGTCGGCGGCGCCGGCCTCCTCACCGTCGGCATTCCAGACCGTGACAGTCCACTCATACCGGGCGCGGGAGCGCAGCACGGAACCGCCGTAGGCGATTCCGGAGTTCTCCGGAGACTCGACCCGGCCGGAGTCCCAGCGTTCGGTGCCACCCTCGGTGACGCGGATGCGGTAGGCGGTCTGAGCGTCGCCGTTGCGATCCGAGCGCAGGCGCCAGGACAGTAACGGCGACTTCTCGTCGATGCCCAGCGGCGTCGCGCGGCCGTCAGTACTCAGTGCGTACGGGGTCAGCATGGTCAACCCTTCAGCCCTCCGGCGAAGCCCTTGATGATGTGACGTTGCATGGCGAAGTAGACGAGCAGGATCGGCAGCGAACCGATCACCAGACCGGCGAAGACCAGCTCCCACTGCGAGACGTACTGGCCGAGGAAGCCGAAGATCGCGACCGGGATCGTCTGCTGGGTGCTGCCGCTCAGGTACAGCAGCGGGGTCAGGAAGTCGTTCCAGACCAGCACCGCGTTGAGGATCACGACCGTGCCGGTGATCGGGCGCAGCAGCGGGAACACGACGCTGCGGAACGCCTGGAACGGCGTGCAGCCGTCGAGCAGCGCGGCTTCCTCGTAGTCCCGGGGCAGCGCCCGCAGGAACCCGACGTAGAGGAACGTCGCGAACGGCACCTGCAGGCCGCTGTAGAACAGCACCAGCGCCCACGGCGTCCCGAGCAGGTGCAGGTCGCGGATCGTCTGGTAGAGCGGCAACAGCGCGAGCTGGAACGGCAGCAGCAGGCCGAGCATGATCAGCAGGAATGCTCCGCGCGACCAGGCCGCGGTCACCCGGGCCAGCGGGTACGCGGCCAGCGAGGAGACGATCACGATCACGACGACGCTGGCGATCGTCACCAGCGCGCTGTTCGCGATCGCGCCGCCGAGACCGGCCTGCTGCCAGGCGTCCGCATAGTTCTGGAGCGTGGGGGACGTGGTGAGGCTGGCCGCCGACGACGGGTCGTGCGGGTCGCGTAGCGACAGGTTGACCAGCACGTAGAGCGGGAACGCGAACGCGACCGTCACCGCGAGCATCAGCAGCTCGAGCAGGAAGCTGCGCCAGGTGTAGGACCTCATCGGGAGCTCTCCTCCTGGCGGCGGAGCAGCCAGTACTGGCCGCTGGAGATGATCGCGACGAAGACGGTCAGCACGATGGCGAGCGCGATGCTGTAGGCGAACTCGCCGAACTGGAACGCGTCCTTGTAGATCAGCGTGGAGAGCGTGTCGGTCGAGTGGCCGGGACCGCCGCCGGTCATCACCCAGACCTGGTCGAACAGCTTGAGGCCGCCGATGATCGACAGCATCAGGTTGATCGTCGTGGCCGGGGCGAGCAGCGGGAACACGACGTGCCGGAACCGGGTCCAGGGGCCGGCGCCGTCGACCTCGGCGGCCTCGTAGACGTCCTGGGGGATGCCCTGCAGGCCGGCCAGGAAGATCACCATCGAGTAGCCGGCGAACTGCCAGACGACGACCCCGACGATCGACCAGAGCGCGATGTTGGGGTCGCCGAGCCAGTCTTGTTTCAGTCCTCCGAGCCCGGTCGAATCGAGCGCCCAGTTGACCGCGCCGTCCGGGGCCAGCAGGTTCTTCCACAGCGCGCCGGTGACGACCGGCGTCATCACGGCCGGGGCGAACAGGAACACCCGCAGGACGTTCCGGCTCTTGATCCGGGTGTTGACCCCCAGCGCGAGCAGCAGCCCGACGCCGTTCTGGATGATCGTGATCGCGACCGCGATGAGCAGCGTCTGGCCGACCGCGGCGCGGGCGTCGGCGTCGTCGAGAATCGCGGTGAAGTTCTGCAGGCCGACCCAGGCCCGGTCGGGGCTCAGGCCGTCCCAGTCGGTGAACGCGAGGAGCGCGCCGCGGCCGCTCGGGACGAGCACGACGAACGCGTAGAGCGCGAGGGCCGGGAGCAGGAAGAGCCACATGGTGTTGCGGCGCTTCTTGCCCGTCGCGACCCGGGCCGTGGTGGCGGGCGGGGCCGGCGCCTCGGGCGCGGGGCGGGTGCGCGTGCGCGCAGGCATGAACTTCACCTCCGGGGCGGACAACGGTGTCGCCGGTCAGCCGATTGGAACGTTTCATCGGCCGTTCTTGGGGCAGAAGCATGCGCTACGTCACTGCCGTGTCGATAGCCCTGGATGCGCCGCCGGTAGCACGAAATTAACTTCGAGGTTTCGCGAGTATCGTGCTCCAGGTGCGCGAGAACCCGGTCGGTGAGTCCAAGTTAGGGCTCCTCTACCTGCGTGAAGGCATTCAGACGTATGCCGTGCGGTACCTGCACGCCACGATTCAGAAGACGCACACGCACAGCTTTTTCGAGCTGGCGTTCGTCCTGGGCGGGAAAGCCGCGCACGTCTCCCCGGCCGGGCGGGAGCCGATCTCCCGTGGCGACGTGCTGGTGCTGCGGCCGGGGGTGTGGCACGGATACGAGGAGTGCCGGGAGTTACGGGTCTACAACCTGTGCTTCGGTGTCGAGATCCTCAACCGGGAGCTCGCCTGGGCCCGGGAGGATCCCGGGCTGGGGTATTTGCTGTGGACCGGCCCGATGGCCGCCCAGCGTCGCGGAGTGCTGACGGCCGTGTTGCCGGACGCTCGCCTGGAAGACAGCCTGCAGCACCTGGACGCGCTGGCCGAGCTCGGGGCGGAGTCGGCGCTGACCCACCACGGGGACATGATCGCCCGGCTGACGCTGTCGCTGAGCGTCGTGGCGCGGGAGGCTGCGACGGCGAGGTCGGCGTCGGGGCCGGCGTCGGGGCCTGCGCATACCGCGGTGCTCGCGGCGATGCGGCTGCTCGAGGAGCGCCCGGAGTATCCGTGGACGCTGGCCGACCTGGCCGACGAGCTGCACCTGACGCCGGGGTATCTGGTGCGGTTGTTCAAGTCGTCTACCGGCTTGCCGCCGATGGCGTTCTTGGCCCGGCATCGGGTGGAGCGGGCGGCTGAGTTGTTGCTCGACACTGATCAGCCGGTGACGCAGATCGGGAGGTCGGTGGGGTGGCCTGATCAGAATTACTTCGCGCGGCGGTTCAAGGCGCATTTCGGGGTGACGGCGACGGCTTACCGGAAGGCGTTCGCTGAGAACAGGGCCCAGTTGAAGATCCGCCCGCGCGGCGAGCACGCGTTCTAGGGTCGGCTGCTTCTGGCGCGCGTGTCCGAGCGCTGGACGTCGTGACGTGTGACAGCGCATTCTGGCCCGACTCCGCTGCGGCCGAATCTGCCGCGGGCCGACCTTTGCCGCAGTCGGCTGCGGTGTGTCTGGAGGGGGCCGCGTCGGCATCGGCGCGAGGACTGCGGGTCGGCCGGGCATCAGCCGGCGCGCCCTCAACCCGAGATTTCCCTCGGTCGCACTGGCAGGTGATTCTGGCCGACAGGGCAAGCAGCGCTCTCTCGGCGGACCAGTCACATGGTGGACTGCCAACTCGGCTTCGAACCCCATGGCGCCCGCACCACCGATCCCTGCGTCCGCTCGCCCAGCGCCTCGGGGCTTGACCCCTGATTCTGGACATGGGCGTTGTCGGCGGAACTGCCGACGGTGCTCATCGACACGGCGACGCCGGCCGCGGGTCCGTTCGGCGGCCCGTAGAGCGTCGAGGACCAGTTCGGTGCGCCTGTGGTCGGCGATGGCCCACCCGGCCAGCCTGCGGGAACACAGGTCGATGACGGTGGTGATGTCACCGACGTAGCGCTGGTTCGGGGCCGGGGCGGTGAAGTCCCGGCCGATCAGATCGGGGGCCTTCGGCGCTGCCGGGGTCCGGGATCGTGGTGCGGGTCCGGCGGCGCAGCCGCAGCCTGCGGACACCGAGCCGGGTCATCACCCGCGCGACGCGCTTGTGGTTGACCGGGTCGCCCTGGTCGCGCAGTTCGGCGGCGATCCGGGGCGCCCCGTAGGTCGTGTCGTGCTCGGCGTGGATCTGCCGGATCCGCCCGGCTGGCAGCAGGTCGGCGGCGTCCCGGCGGGCCCGATCGGCGGCGGTGGTCTTCCAGTAGGAGAAACTCGACCGGTTGAGGCCGATGACCGCGCTGGTCTGCGACGCGGCACGTAGGAGGAGTTCCCGATTACGTGCGGGTCCGCGAGCGCCTCGTTCGGAGGACGCGAGCGAAGCTTCCACGCGGATTCGTGTCGGGTTCGGGGGTACTCGCACGCGGACGGCGGCACACCGAGCCGGAACGGCGAGAGGCACTATGCCGTCCGGTCGGCGTTCTCGCAGGTGGGGATCGGGCGGTCGCGGGCGAGACCGCCATCGAGCCAGCTGGTCGTCGGCGGTCGGCGCCGGGCCGGGCCGGGACGCCGACGGCGATCGGGTTGACCGAATGACGGGAGGACGGCTAGGGCCCCAGCCATCGCTGCACGATGCCCAGGTGCTCTGGACGGCGGGTCGGCCAGGGCTGGCCGCGGCGACCTCAGCCGCGGGAGACATGCGCGCGGCGACCTCAGACGCGGGAGAGATGCCCGCGGAGATCCGGCCGCGGGTGATAGGCGCGGGATCTGGCCGCGGAAAAGACACCCGCGGGGACCCGGCTGCGGCGGAGATGCCCGCGGGGACCCGGCCCCGGCAGAGATCCCCTCGGAAAGACCGGCCGCAGTAGACGCGCCCGCGGAGATCCGGCTGCGGAAGGGACGCGCGTCGCGGGGGAGGCGCCCGCGCAAGAGGTGGCCGCGGGGGAGGCCCGCCCGCGGGAGGCACGCCCTGGGTAGCCCCCGGAATCGCGGCGGACAAGGCGCGGGCTCGCAGGGCGCTGAGGCCCGGCCGGGGCCAGGTGCGCGGCTCGGCAGATTGTCGGGGGCGCGAAGTAATCTCGGAGAGTGCCGACATCGAAGTCTGGCGGATGGATCCGCCGCCTGTTTTCCGCGTGTTGGGCTCACCCAGGGCTGGTCGTCGGCGTACTCGTAGCTTCGTTCGGCGCGACCCTGCTGGAGGGCATCGCACCCCTGCTCACCCGAGCCGCCATCGACGATGCCGTCGGGGGGCGGGTCGACCGCGTCACGCTGATCGTCAGCATCCTGGCCGGGCTGGCCGTGCTCCGCTTCGCCGCGACGTTCTTCCGGCGGTACACGGCCGGCCGGCTCTCGCTCGACGTCCAGCACGATCTGCGCAACCGCGTCTTCACGACGCTCCAGCGGTTCGACGGACGGCGGCAGGACGCACTGCGCACCGGCCAGGTCGTCTCCCGCGCGATCTCCGACCTGCAGCTCGTGCAGGGCATCCTCGCGTTCATCCCGTTCTCGCTGGGCATGGTGCTGCTGTTCGTCATCGCGGTCGTCGCGATGTTCTCGCTCTCGGTGCCGCTGACGCTGGTCTCGCTGGCGGTCGCGCCCGCGGTGGCCTGGGCGGCCACCCGCAGTCGCAAGCGGTTGTTCCCGGCCACCTGGTCGGCTCAGCAGCGCGCCGGTGAGGTGGCCGAGCGCGTCGAGGAGGCGGTCACCGGCGTCCGGGTCGTGAAGGGCTTCGCCCAGGAGACCCGGGAGATCGTCGCGCTCGAGACCACCGCCCGCCGGCTGTTCGCCGATCGGATGCGGGCCGCCCGCATCAACGCGGTCCTCACGCCGACGCTGGCCGCGCTGCCGCAGCTGGGCCAGGTCGCGGTGCTGGCGCTCGGTGGCTGGCTGGCGCTCACCGACCGCATCACGATCGGCACGTTCGTCGCGTTCGCCGCCTACCTGGCGACGCTGGCCGGCGCGACCCGGGTGGTGTCCGGGCTGCTCACGATGGGCCAGCTGGCCCGGGCCGGGGTCGAGCGCGTCTACGACGTCATCGAGAGCGAACCGAGCGTCAAAGACCCCGCCGAGCCCCAGGAACTGCCGAAGACCCCGCTCGGCATTCGGTACGACGACGTGGAGTTCGGCTACACCCCCGACGACACCGTGCTCGACCGGCTCTCGCTGGACGTCCAGCCGGGCGAAACACTCGCCTTGGTCGGTCCGCCCGGCTCGGGCAAGTCGACGCTCGCGCTGCTGCTCACCCGGTTCTACGACGTCCGGGGCGGTTCGGTGGCGCTGGGCGGCGTCGACGTGCGCAACCTGCGCCTGGCCGACCTGCGGGGCGCGATCGGCGTCGTCTTCGAAGAAGCGTTCCTGTTCTCCGCCTCGGTACGGGCGAACATCGCCTACGGGCGGCCGGACGCGACCGAGGCCGAGGTCGAGGCGGTCGCCCGGGCGGTCGAGGCCGACGGCTTCATCCGCGCGCTGCCCGATGGGTACGACACGCTGGTCGGCGAGCGCGGGCTGACGCTCTCCGGCGGCCAACGCCAGCGGATCGCGCTGGCCAGGGCCCTGCTCACCGACCCGCGGGTGCTGCTGCTCGACGACGCCACGTCCGCGGTCGACAACGTCACCGAGGCGGCCATCCACGCGACGCTGCGCCAGGTCACGGCCGACCGCACGACGATCCTGATCGCGCACCGGCGCTCGACGCTCGCGCTCGCCGACCGGGTCGCGGTGCTCGACGGCGGCCGCGTGGTCGACGTCGGCACCCAGGCCGAGCTGGCCGACCGCTCGCCGCTGTTTCGCGCCCTGCTCGCCGGCCCCGACGACGCGGCCGAGGAAGACCCGGTCGGCACTCAGGGCTCGGTGCCGGTGCCGAACGCCGACGCGGTGACGCCGGCGCTCTGGCCGGAGGTCGAGGAAACCGACGATCCGCTGATCAACGCCCCGGTCCGCGCCGGCGGCGGCCACTTCGACCAGGGCGGCACGCCGGCCACACCCGAGTTGCTGGCCGCGGTGCGCGCGCTGCCCCCGGCGACCGAGGAACCGACGCTCCCGGGCATCGACCCGCGCGCGCCCGACCCGCAGTTCCGGCTCGGCCGCCTGCTCGGCCCGGTGCGCTGG
It encodes the following:
- a CDS encoding ABC transporter substrate-binding protein, with amino-acid sequence MSIRKRFLTAAVVAALTALTAACAGGTNAANDNGGDSSGGTLKLASVASDKAGAEALIAAFKKNHPDVNFTTSYADTDQYQGTLRTQLASGTAPDVFFAWPGNGNPGAIEVLAPSGYLLDLSDRPWVKDIPSGIKPVTVVDGKTYVVPETFAGIGALYNKKALADIGGKEPTTYSEMLTLCDTAKSKGKVLFALGNQTNWVTQLADYALASTLVYGKTPDFAQQMKDGKATFASSAWKPTLDKYLEMNKRGCFSANPLGTSVENAISQVAGGKSVGMIYVTSGLNQLQAEAPSGTEFGMFAVPATDNASDTQLPGAAGGSYAVNAKTKSKKLALEFIDFLGTPEAINAYATATGNLPGIPNDQFKVDPALQPLLDAQKAGKTVPFMDQLWPNPKVQNVHFAAIQDMFAGKASPDQVLTRMDEAYKAG
- a CDS encoding ATP-binding protein, which codes for MNRSEDDPLLASLLAAVSAASNDVPLRLHVAGLLLDRGRAAEALEHCSTVLRTDPANEEAIALLRRASAELGAARPGSRVAADRPSADPAMVGRSGFDWDAAEAQVQDLPQADQVPDGLPDPVGPGDVDGVVVTDLTLADVAGAIDAKQRIERSIAPVRNPAFARAFGMRTTGGVLLYGPPGCGKAFLARAIAGELRASYYRVGREDVLDRPTTTVAAMASSSAAERRLRAVFATARRSAPCVLFLDDVDAIGPKRSRLQNPSMLRTVVNQLLFEFDSLARGDSGVFVVASTTRPWDLDPALRRAGRLDRMVLVGPPDAAARSVILRYQLQNRLVADFDLGVLAEATEGYSAADLQRVVESAADSALSDSLRLGQARPIEEKDLAAAARRVRPSVGVWLDLARAAAGPSDGSYEDLHAYLRIHRRKQ
- a CDS encoding GH1 family beta-glucosidase, which produces MTGFPQFPADFVWGVATASYQIEGAVTEDGRGPSIWDTFSHTPGRTDNGDTGDVADDHYHRSDEDLDLMAGLGVDAYRFSIAWPRIQPTGSGPANQRGLDFYDRLVDGLLARGITPAATLYHWDLPQALEDRGGWLQREIPERFAEYVALVADRLGDRVGYWITLNEPFVVTAFGYALGTHAPGHRLLAGAFPVAHHQLLGHGLAVQALRGVAGRVGVTNALAPVHPASSSPEDELAAGVLDLLHNRTYNDPLLTGRYPDELAAVYRGADLSVIRDGDLSLISAPLDFLGVNFYNPHRVRAGGPEQLGTEIVEYPGAPTTAMGWPVVPEAFTELLTGLVTQYGCALPPIYVTENGAAYDDRPDPDGRVQDDDRIAYLDAHLRAVHAAMAAGVDVRGYFCWSLLDNFEWSEGYDKRFGLVRVDYDTLRRTPKASYDWYRAVIASGDGS
- a CDS encoding alpha-L-rhamnosidase — translated: MLTPYALSTDGRATPLGIDEKSPLLSWRLRSDRNGDAQTAYRIRVTEGGTERWDSGRVESPENSGIAYGGSVLRSRARYEWTVTVWNADGEEAGAADSWFETALLHPDEWTAVWIDRNPHVHPPFDPPVVDDLTDRTRHLPAPPHLRRSFTLDDAPVRARLYATARGVYEARLNGRKIGDHELAPGWTEYGTRILYQTYDVTDLVTASENVLGAVVADGWWSGFVGFDSRHQAQHYGAAPQFLAQLVLEFADGSTRTIDTDGEWVERPGAIRYADLLMGQYEDASRAQPGWDAPGYDANDWLPVRVVDPNPANLVAEPDEPVRVTEELHPVSVTALGDGRHLVDFGQNLVGRVRLTVRGAKTGQRIRLRHAEVLEDGELYLENLRTAEATDVYLAAGQPVEVFEPTFTFHGFRYVEVVGYPGLLHAQDVVGRVLHSDTPFTGTFECDDEMVDQLHRNIRWGQRGNWVSVPTDCPQRDERLGWLADAQIFAPTAMRNADVQAFFARWLADVRAATTPEGVFPDIAPRVAMLTEGAPAWGDGGVIIPWLLYRVYGDVRTLERSYDSMAAWVDHVHRHNPDLIWRNRTGNNYGDWLQVDADTPRALLATAYFAQSAALIASAARVIKKDAQPYEDLHARIKDAFIDAFVEDDGRVVGDTQTGYLLALAFDLLPSHLVEPAFERLAADVEKRDHHLTTGFVGVALLCPTLAAHGRADLAYALLHQDTYPSWGYSIVHGATTIWERWDGWTADRGFQAAQMNSFNHYSLGSIGDWLYGGVAGIDQAPDSVGYRSLVLRPTIGGRLGFARASQETVRGRVASGWRLADGEVVVDVEIPPGSTAELTVPTSDPSSVRDADGEAVGAQLRLESGTYRFTAQPPTPKKGH